The following are from one region of the Aequoribacter fuscus genome:
- the trkA gene encoding Trk system potassium transporter TrkA, whose product MKIIILGAGQVGGTLAEQLASEQNDITVVDTDAAILRGLQDRLDIRTVEGPASLPSTLERAGAADAELIIAVTNSDEINIVACQVAHSVFNSPKKIARIRDQDYLNYHSRLFEEAHIPIDVIIGPEQLVTQNIKQLIVNPGALQVLDFADGRVQLVAVRAVAGGPIVGHQLKEIREHMPKVDTRVAAIFRQDRPLIPEGDTIVEAGDEVFFLADRKHIRNVMSELRRIDKDYRKVIVAGGGNIGSTLALALEDQYDVKIIEQNYQRCRTLSEKMKSALVLHGSAADPQLLRNENIETTDVFCALTNNDESNIMMSMLAKRMGAKKVITLITNPAYSELIGDEIDISISPQQITIGTLLTHVRKGDVSSVHSLRRGAAESLEIVARGDKKSSKVVGRRLDEIKLPAGVTIGAIVRGNDVIIAHGHVAVEHEDHVILFVTDKARIGEVEKLFNPGFGFFF is encoded by the coding sequence ATGAAAATCATCATACTAGGTGCAGGTCAAGTAGGCGGAACGCTCGCCGAACAGCTGGCCAGCGAACAAAACGACATTACCGTAGTAGACACTGACGCCGCTATCCTGAGAGGACTGCAGGACCGCCTCGATATTCGCACAGTTGAAGGGCCTGCATCCTTGCCCTCGACCCTGGAACGCGCCGGAGCGGCAGACGCCGAGCTCATTATTGCAGTGACCAACAGTGACGAAATTAACATCGTTGCCTGCCAGGTCGCGCACAGTGTGTTCAATAGCCCTAAAAAAATTGCTCGAATTCGGGACCAAGATTACTTGAACTACCACTCCCGCCTGTTCGAAGAAGCCCACATACCTATTGACGTCATTATTGGGCCCGAGCAATTGGTTACCCAAAACATCAAACAACTTATCGTCAATCCCGGTGCGCTGCAGGTGTTGGATTTTGCAGACGGGCGCGTGCAGCTAGTCGCCGTCCGCGCGGTGGCAGGCGGGCCTATTGTTGGGCATCAGCTCAAAGAAATACGCGAGCATATGCCAAAAGTTGATACTCGTGTCGCCGCTATTTTCCGCCAAGATCGTCCGCTGATTCCCGAGGGCGATACCATCGTCGAGGCCGGAGACGAGGTCTTTTTCTTGGCAGACCGAAAGCACATTCGCAACGTTATGTCAGAACTTCGACGAATCGATAAGGACTATCGCAAAGTGATCGTCGCTGGCGGCGGTAACATTGGTAGCACTCTAGCGTTGGCGCTCGAGGACCAGTATGACGTCAAAATCATCGAGCAGAACTACCAGCGATGCCGAACACTTTCGGAAAAAATGAAGTCCGCGCTAGTGCTGCACGGGAGTGCCGCAGATCCTCAGCTTTTGCGTAACGAAAATATTGAAACCACCGATGTGTTTTGCGCTTTGACCAACAACGACGAGTCCAACATTATGATGTCGATGTTAGCCAAACGAATGGGGGCCAAAAAAGTCATCACACTCATTACCAATCCAGCTTACTCCGAGCTTATTGGTGATGAAATCGATATCTCAATTTCACCCCAACAAATCACGATTGGCACATTGCTCACTCATGTCCGGAAAGGTGATGTCAGTAGTGTGCACTCACTTCGACGAGGAGCGGCAGAATCTCTTGAAATCGTCGCAAGAGGTGATAAAAAATCATCCAAGGTCGTGGGCCGCCGACTCGATGAGATTAAGTTGCCTGCGGGCGTCACGATCGGAGCAATTGTGCGCGGCAACGACGTCATTATCGCGCACGGACATGTCGCGGTTGAACACGAGGATCACGTCATTCTTTTTGTAACCGACAAAGCCCGAATAGGGGAAGTCGAGAAGCTGTTCAATCCGGGCTTTGGATTTTTCTTTTAG
- the rsmB gene encoding 16S rRNA (cytosine(967)-C(5))-methyltransferase RsmB — protein sequence MNPSIARLSAVRAVSQVLTGHAIRVSDFDQGLDPQQKAFAHQLAQGTINALPRLSGLLNQLLSKPIKPKEAEVHAILLTGLYQIEYMRTPDHAAVNESVNLAKKLKKTWAIKLINGCLRRFLREQDTLRANLTTAAEAAHSEWMYQMVVAQWPERAAEIIDANNHAGPLCLRVNPRHHSAGDYLQTLRSMDIDGTLSELAPECIRLHQACSVEKLPGFEKGWVSIQDEAAQVAAQLFAIEPKQKVLDACSAPGGKTCHLAELYPDAYFVARDINSERLLKVRESAERLGLNIDIQELSQAQDNERECFDHILADVPCSGSGVVRRHPDIKTLRLASDLAQFHAQQLQILQNLWPKLKPGGTLLYVTCSIFEQENDQTIRLFLQQETQASIQAINKSWGYATEFGRQLIPQRDGSDGLYFCRVQKA from the coding sequence ATGAACCCCTCTATTGCCAGACTCAGCGCGGTTCGAGCTGTAAGCCAAGTCCTGACAGGTCACGCGATTCGGGTCTCGGATTTTGATCAGGGTCTGGATCCTCAACAAAAAGCATTTGCTCACCAACTAGCGCAGGGCACCATCAATGCGCTACCAAGACTCAGTGGGTTGCTCAACCAATTGCTATCGAAACCCATCAAACCCAAAGAAGCCGAAGTTCATGCCATTTTGCTGACCGGCCTATATCAAATTGAGTACATGCGGACCCCGGACCATGCGGCAGTCAACGAAAGCGTGAATCTGGCGAAAAAACTTAAAAAAACATGGGCGATTAAACTCATCAACGGTTGTTTACGTCGCTTTCTCCGAGAGCAAGATACGCTGCGCGCAAATCTAACCACCGCGGCGGAAGCAGCGCATTCTGAGTGGATGTACCAAATGGTCGTCGCACAATGGCCAGAACGCGCAGCAGAGATTATTGACGCCAATAATCATGCTGGGCCGTTGTGTCTGCGAGTTAACCCTCGGCATCACTCTGCTGGCGACTACCTACAGACACTCCGATCTATGGATATTGATGGCACACTGTCCGAACTCGCACCCGAGTGTATCCGTTTACATCAAGCTTGCTCCGTAGAAAAACTTCCAGGCTTTGAGAAAGGTTGGGTGTCAATCCAAGACGAAGCGGCCCAGGTAGCCGCTCAACTCTTCGCGATCGAACCCAAGCAAAAAGTGTTAGACGCGTGCTCCGCACCTGGAGGAAAAACCTGCCACTTAGCGGAGTTATATCCTGACGCCTACTTTGTAGCTCGCGACATAAATAGTGAGCGCTTACTTAAAGTGAGAGAAAGCGCCGAACGGCTTGGGTTAAATATCGACATACAAGAACTCTCTCAAGCGCAGGACAACGAACGGGAGTGCTTTGATCATATTCTTGCCGATGTGCCATGCTCGGGCTCTGGCGTTGTTCGTCGGCACCCCGACATTAAGACCTTGCGATTGGCGTCAGATTTAGCACAATTTCACGCGCAGCAACTTCAGATTCTGCAGAACCTATGGCCCAAACTCAAACCGGGTGGAACGCTTTTGTACGTCACTTGCTCGATCTTCGAGCAAGAAAACGATCAAACCATCCGGCTGTTTCTGCAACAAGAAACGCAAGCTTCAATACAGGCAATTAACAAATCATGGGGGTACGCCACAGAGTTTGGGCGTCAGCTTATTCCCCAAAGAGACGGCTCGGATGGGTTGTACTTTTGTCGCGTACAAAAAGCTTGA
- the fmt gene encoding methionyl-tRNA formyltransferase: protein MAAQTLRVGFAGTPEFAAKHLQALLQHGFDVPLVLTQPDRPAGRGKKLMPSPTKIVAEAANIPVWQPTSLKDDPIQKNLADQNLDVLVVVAYGMLLPQAVLDIPRYGCLNVHASLLPRWRGAAPVQRAVEAGDTETGVCIMQMEAGLDTGPVLAVQTCPITSRTTAGSLFSELETLGAKTLITTLQDLKNLQGQAEPQDHDKSTYAHKIVKAEAFIDFSQSALTVDRKIRAFYPFPGAFTSANNERLRILEAAVLDDTSQSEHPAGTILEADGKGIQVQCGAGILSLTQVQLPGGKALAVKDVLNSNKNPFAVGAILGRPLA, encoded by the coding sequence ATGGCGGCACAGACTCTTCGCGTAGGCTTTGCTGGAACGCCAGAATTTGCTGCCAAGCACCTGCAAGCGCTACTGCAACATGGATTCGATGTACCTCTCGTACTCACGCAACCCGACCGACCCGCGGGGCGCGGCAAAAAGCTCATGCCAAGCCCAACGAAAATCGTGGCAGAAGCGGCCAACATCCCGGTTTGGCAACCCACCAGCCTAAAAGATGACCCTATCCAAAAAAACCTGGCGGATCAAAACCTCGATGTACTTGTTGTTGTTGCTTACGGCATGTTGTTACCTCAAGCGGTGTTAGATATTCCGAGGTATGGTTGTTTGAATGTGCACGCATCCTTGCTCCCACGCTGGCGCGGCGCAGCACCGGTGCAACGAGCGGTTGAAGCAGGCGATACCGAAACTGGTGTTTGCATAATGCAAATGGAGGCGGGCTTGGACACGGGTCCTGTTCTTGCGGTGCAGACCTGCCCTATAACATCAAGGACAACGGCAGGGTCTTTATTCAGCGAACTCGAAACACTCGGGGCGAAAACACTTATTACCACGCTTCAAGACCTAAAAAACCTGCAAGGCCAAGCTGAACCGCAAGATCACGACAAATCAACTTACGCCCACAAAATTGTCAAAGCTGAAGCCTTTATCGATTTTAGCCAATCAGCCCTTACCGTGGATCGCAAGATTCGGGCTTTTTACCCATTCCCGGGTGCTTTTACCAGCGCCAATAACGAGCGCCTAAGAATTCTTGAAGCAGCTGTCCTTGATGACACAAGCCAATCAGAGCACCCCGCGGGGACTATTCTCGAAGCCGACGGCAAAGGCATTCAGGTGCAGTGCGGCGCAGGCATTTTAAGCCTTACTCAAGTGCAACTGCCCGGTGGTAAGGCCTTAGCAGTGAAAGATGTGCTCAACAGCAATAAGAACCCCTTCGCCGTAGGTGCAATACTGGGTAGACCTCTGGCATGA
- the def gene encoding peptide deformylase, producing the protein MALLQILEFPDPRLRTIAKPVAEVTDQHRALIKDMFETMYQAPGIGLAATQVNVHERILVIDVSEDKSEPRVFINPEVEVLDPELGEYDEGCLSVPGFYDTVCRPQRIKVRALNEQGEAYEEELGGLLAICLQHEIDHLDGKLFVDYLSPLKRNRIRKKLEKAHRAKA; encoded by the coding sequence ATGGCTTTACTGCAAATTCTAGAATTCCCTGATCCTCGCCTGCGCACCATCGCCAAACCTGTGGCAGAGGTCACAGACCAGCATCGCGCTCTTATTAAAGACATGTTCGAAACCATGTACCAGGCGCCGGGCATTGGTCTTGCAGCAACACAAGTGAATGTGCACGAGCGCATCCTCGTGATCGACGTCAGCGAAGACAAATCAGAACCGCGTGTATTTATTAACCCCGAAGTAGAGGTACTTGACCCGGAGCTGGGAGAATACGATGAGGGGTGCTTATCCGTTCCTGGCTTTTACGACACCGTATGCAGACCTCAGCGAATCAAGGTTCGAGCTCTCAACGAACAAGGTGAAGCCTACGAAGAAGAACTGGGTGGCTTATTAGCAATTTGCTTGCAACACGAAATTGACCATTTGGACGGCAAGCTGTTCGTCGATTACCTGTCTCCCTTAAAACGCAATCGCATCCGCAAAAAGCTTGAAAAAGCCCACCGAGCAAAAGCCTAA